A window of the Burkholderia sp. 9120 genome harbors these coding sequences:
- the dusA gene encoding tRNA dihydrouridine(20/20a) synthase DusA, whose product MDWTDRHCRSLHRVISRHTWLYTEMVTTGALLHGDVPRHLAFTPEEAPVALQLGGSEPADLARSAKLGEQWGYDEINLNCGCPSERVQRGAFGACLMNEPQLVADCVKAMRDAVSVPVTVKHRIGVDAVEEYSFVRDFVGTIAEAGCHVFVVHARNAILKGLSPKENREIPPLKYDYAYQLKRDFPHLEIIINGGIKTLDEVETHLQHVDGVMLGREAYHNPYLLADVDARFYGSTQTPLTREQVEAKLIEYCAAEMARGTYLGAITRHALGLYRGEAGARGWRRVLSDSKRLAARDLSIFDEARQHLREPVEIFE is encoded by the coding sequence ATGGACTGGACCGATCGTCACTGTCGGTCGCTGCATCGCGTGATCTCGCGCCATACCTGGCTTTACACCGAAATGGTCACGACCGGCGCGCTGCTGCACGGCGACGTGCCGCGCCATCTCGCGTTTACGCCGGAAGAAGCGCCGGTCGCGCTGCAACTCGGCGGCAGCGAGCCGGCCGACCTGGCGCGCTCGGCCAAACTGGGGGAGCAATGGGGTTATGACGAGATCAATCTGAACTGCGGCTGCCCGTCCGAGCGCGTACAACGCGGTGCATTCGGTGCGTGCCTGATGAACGAGCCGCAGCTCGTTGCCGACTGCGTGAAGGCCATGCGTGACGCCGTCTCGGTGCCGGTGACGGTCAAGCATCGGATCGGCGTGGACGCCGTGGAGGAATACAGTTTCGTGCGCGACTTCGTCGGCACGATCGCCGAGGCGGGCTGCCATGTTTTCGTCGTGCACGCGCGCAACGCGATTCTGAAGGGCTTGAGTCCGAAGGAAAACCGCGAGATTCCGCCGCTCAAATACGACTACGCTTATCAGTTGAAACGTGATTTTCCGCATCTGGAGATCATCATTAACGGCGGCATCAAAACGCTCGATGAAGTGGAAACGCATCTTCAGCACGTCGACGGTGTGATGCTCGGGCGCGAGGCTTATCACAACCCGTATCTGCTGGCCGACGTCGACGCACGCTTCTACGGCTCGACGCAAACGCCGCTAACGCGCGAGCAGGTCGAAGCGAAACTGATCGAGTATTGCGCGGCTGAAATGGCGCGCGGCACGTACCTCGGCGCGATCACGCGCCATGCGCTCGGTCTGTATCGCGGCGAAGCCGGTGCGCGTGGATGGCGCCGCGTGTTGTCGGATAGCAAGCGTCTCGCCGCGCGCGATCTGAGCATCTTCGACGAGGCAAGACAGCATCTGCGTGAGCCAGTCGAAATTTTTGAATAA
- a CDS encoding type II toxin-antitoxin system HicB family antitoxin yields the protein MLSYPIELTPDSNGTLLVTFADVPEALSVGENEDDVIVQALDALEAALEIYVSEKRPIPLPSRAKRGQHVVTLPALVTSKVLLANEMLQQNVRKAELARRLKVNQVQVDRLLNFRHSSKIEMVESAFAVLGRRLEVRLV from the coding sequence ATGTTGTCGTATCCCATCGAGCTGACGCCGGATTCAAATGGCACGCTTCTCGTCACGTTTGCGGACGTGCCTGAAGCGCTCAGCGTTGGAGAGAACGAAGATGATGTAATCGTGCAGGCTCTCGACGCGCTGGAAGCGGCACTTGAGATCTACGTTTCGGAAAAGCGGCCCATTCCGTTGCCGTCCAGGGCGAAGCGCGGCCAGCACGTCGTGACCCTGCCGGCGCTGGTCACATCAAAAGTTCTGCTGGCAAATGAAATGCTGCAGCAGAACGTGCGCAAGGCGGAGTTGGCGCGCCGGCTGAAAGTGAATCAGGTGCAGGTCGATCGCCTGCTCAATTTCAGGCATTCGTCGAAGATCGAGATGGTCGAATCCGCGTTCGCCGTGCTTGGCAGGCGCCTCGAAGTGAGGCTCGTCTGA
- a CDS encoding type II toxin-antitoxin system HicA family toxin, translating to MKYSEFRKWLRKQGATFERHRSGSSHYRVTLNGKTTIFPDHGAKEMGTFLVEAIKKQLVSNEPGQLRPVRSFAAFVFS from the coding sequence ATGAAGTACAGCGAGTTTAGGAAGTGGCTGAGGAAACAGGGTGCGACCTTCGAGCGGCACAGAAGCGGTTCAAGTCACTATCGGGTCACGCTGAACGGTAAGACGACCATTTTTCCCGATCACGGAGCCAAGGAAATGGGTACCTTCCTTGTCGAAGCGATCAAGAAGCAGTTGGTATCCAATGAGCCGGGGCAGCTCAGACCGGTCCGATCGTTCGCGGCCTTTGTGTTTTCTTGA
- a CDS encoding molybdopterin-binding protein, with product MSISAINVRNQFKGKVKEIIRGPVVSEVDVDTPFGIVTSVITTRSVDELDLKVGSEVVALVKSTEVSIARL from the coding sequence ATGAGCATTTCCGCAATCAACGTACGCAATCAGTTCAAAGGCAAGGTCAAGGAAATCATCCGCGGGCCGGTGGTATCCGAGGTCGATGTGGATACGCCGTTCGGTATCGTCACCTCGGTCATCACCACGCGCTCGGTCGATGAACTCGACCTGAAGGTCGGCTCGGAAGTGGTGGCGCTGGTGAAGTCGACGGAGGTGTCGATCGCGCGTCTTTGA